One part of the Enterococcus sp. DIV1094 genome encodes these proteins:
- a CDS encoding EutN/CcmL family microcompartment protein, producing MLLGKVTGSLWSTRKDEKLNGWKLLMVDVLDEKETKIGFIVAADNAGAGVGDKVLISKGQAARISAGDPDTPIDAMIVGVIDSIEE from the coding sequence ATGCTATTAGGGAAAGTGACTGGAAGTCTATGGTCGACCAGAAAAGATGAAAAACTAAATGGTTGGAAATTACTGATGGTCGATGTATTAGATGAGAAAGAAACGAAAATAGGATTTATTGTCGCAGCAGACAATGCCGGTGCCGGTGTCGGTGACAAGGTATTGATCAGCAAAGGGCAAGCTGCCAGAATTTCAGCTGGTGATCCAGATACACCTATTGATGCAATGATTGTCGGTGTAATTGATTCAATTGAAGAATAA
- the eutD gene encoding ethanolamine utilization phosphate acetyltransferase EutD, translating into MNRLDHLNEIINEVVQRIQSQQNSFEVEASGRHVHLSRKDIDALFGPGYQLTKVKELSQPGQYVCKERITVAGPKGLFQNVVILGPERAESQVEVSMTDTRILGSRVPVRESGKIEGTPGVVLMNGESAVQLEKGLIVAKRHIHMTPEDADKNQVVNGQTVKVRVEASRPLIFDDVVVRVSPDFATYMHIDYDEANACGLNKGDRGYICK; encoded by the coding sequence ATGAACCGATTGGATCATTTAAATGAAATTATCAATGAAGTAGTCCAACGTATCCAGTCACAGCAAAATTCTTTTGAAGTAGAAGCTTCAGGAAGACACGTGCATTTGAGCCGTAAAGATATCGATGCATTATTTGGTCCTGGATACCAATTAACGAAAGTAAAAGAATTGTCTCAACCCGGTCAGTATGTCTGCAAAGAGCGGATCACTGTCGCAGGTCCAAAAGGCTTATTCCAAAATGTCGTTATTTTAGGACCTGAACGCGCCGAGTCACAAGTCGAAGTATCGATGACGGATACACGTATTTTAGGTAGTCGCGTGCCCGTCAGAGAAAGTGGCAAAATCGAAGGAACACCAGGTGTTGTCTTAATGAACGGTGAGTCAGCTGTTCAACTAGAAAAAGGATTGATCGTAGCAAAACGACATATCCACATGACACCAGAAGATGCAGATAAAAATCAAGTAGTCAATGGTCAAACAGTGAAAGTACGTGTGGAAGCAAGTCGTCCACTGATCTTTGATGATGTCGTGGTTCGCGTCAGTCCAGATTTTGCAACGTATATGCACATTGATTACGATGAAGCAAATGCTTGTGGATTGAACAAAGGAGATCGTGGCTATATTTGTAAATAG
- a CDS encoding BMC domain-containing protein, giving the protein MSSTNALGMIETRGLVGAVEAADAMVKAANVTLIGKEQVGGGLVTIMVRGDVGAVKAATDAGAAAAERVGELLSVHVIPRPHTEVDAILPKVAE; this is encoded by the coding sequence ATGTCAAGTACAAACGCTTTAGGAATGATCGAAACTCGTGGATTAGTAGGTGCTGTTGAAGCAGCAGATGCAATGGTGAAAGCAGCAAACGTAACATTGATCGGTAAAGAACAAGTTGGTGGCGGATTAGTAACAATCATGGTTCGTGGCGATGTTGGCGCTGTAAAAGCAGCAACTGATGCTGGTGCTGCCGCTGCTGAACGTGTTGGTGAATTATTATCTGTTCATGTGATCCCACGTCCTCACACTGAAGTAGATGCGATTTTACCAAAAGTTGCTGAATAA